The sequence GCTGCTGCACAGCTCTCGGGTCTCGGGAGTTcagtgtattctccccgtgtcttttGTCTGTGAATACAGGTTTGACTGGAAAGGAttggagcttgattttctcctaTCTCTCAGAGACGACAGCATTAAGTGCTGTTCACCTGGCGATAGCACATATGATGCTCCCACTGAAAGTGACACTAAATGtctgtaaaaaatgtaatgtcaaGGTTGTGgaacatttgttcatttattcatgttctgtaactgcttcattgtAATCAGGGCTCTGGTGGGTCTGGAAcattcctggaatcattgggcgcaatgcaggacATCACACGgtgcaattatatatatatgtctttgTCTATAtctcattttaatttattaatgcaATTAGTAGTGATAATTCTCTTTAAaacatgtgtaaatgttttgCCAGCACTGTAATGAATACTACTGAGATTATTCTTccttacatttcattttaataactatcacattcacacagtggaAGAGCTATAAGATTCCACCTAAACATGCTACGTCTGACAGGTGTAAAGTTCAGATTAAACCTAATGCTAAAATGTATGGGTGCTAATTGTAAAGCCTCCTAAACTGCAAGTGTTGTAtgatttgttctggatcacaaactcacTCCAACTAATCCCAGAtgtagagctccatcactccagagaacacagttgcactgctccacagcccagtgctgggataGGGGTGGGGCTACTCTTCTAGCCCATGCTTGGTATTGAGAATGGCAGATTCTCCAGAGCATTTCACTCTACTGGCAATTCCACTGAAGGCTGATGTCAGGAATAGGTAGGTGTTAATGTAGCTATTAACAGATCAATTTGGGTTTTCGTGTGCACTTGTGTTCTTAGAAATGAAACCATTGTGGGGAGTTTAGTTTCAGACGCCTAAAACCTTCACAATTATGGAATAAGTGTAACATTTCCAACCAGACAACTCTTTCTGcccttccttctctctcctccGCCACTTTATGtgcctcctccccctctcttttcATTTGCAGACGTCCAAAAACCTCCACATGTTGGAATATAGGAACGTTTCCATCCAGACATGGTTTCTCGCCCCTCCTACCTAGTGATGAGCCATTTGCGAACGAGTCGATTCTTTGAATCGATTCTTTTATTATATTACGTGTTGTGTTAATTTAATTCAGCTTTACTCCAAATTAAGTATGCAAGTTACATTTTATGTAGCTATAATTCTTGAATTGTGTTGCAAACCTGACACTTTCATgcatttttctattttacagCATTCAAAGGATTTGACCTATTCTCTCTAGCGAGGCTAACAAAGTGCTTGTTTAGTCTTTCACCATTTCAAGGCTTCACTACTGCAGCTCCCTTCTAGTTGGTCTTCCTATGCATACCATCAGGCCCTTGCAACTGACCCAGAATGGAGCCGCATaatttgctgctgttgttgctactcaGCACTGCATAACTGCGCTAGGTAACATCTGGATACAGGCAGGAAACCTTCTCCCTTGATTTAAAGAAAGTGCTGTATTGCTTTCTGCAACTATACGTggagcccagaagcaaaaatacaaaatcttacATAGTTTTACTTTCAACATACTAATTTACTTACTGTATTGGGATATGTCTCAGTCAGTACAGAATCATCTGAAATGAAGTCATCAAAGCCATatggttatgtgtgtgtgtgtgttagttttacCATTGTAGGTTGTTAATAGTTTTACAAACTTCAAAAACAACAACCTGCAGCGCTACAACAAGCAGGAGCTGAAAGAATCTATTCTTATTGATGAGCCGAGTCAATCGATCCGACACACTGGAAAAAAAGTGTACCTTTTAGCGCTAGCCCCACCCTCGCGCGTTCTACGTTCCTTTATGACATCACCCCACAATGCCCCGCACTGTTTTGAAGTTTGTGCCCGTCTCCGTAGCGACGGGACTCGAGCCACGCCCTCTTAGGCAAATGAGGCGGGAGGAAAACGTCATCTTGGTCCAATCTGCGCGCTCCGAAGTGACATAATGGAAATTTTTTTCTCGTGAACGAGAAAAACTTGCAAATGCCTTATTTTTCCGCCCAGGCTGAGAGCGAGGAGACGGCGGAGAGAGCAGCGCGTCTCAGTGAACACGAGCCAGTCACGAACCGAGTGAAAGGACGGGGAAAGGAGCTTCGAAAGGTTTGTTTTCAAGCCGGAGAGAAGGAAGGCAGAAACTCGTTTCTGTTCCAGTTTTGTAATGTTTGTGCCGTTCTCTGACTCGGAGAAGGCTAAATGGACAACGAGCTCATTTCCCCGCTTCTGAGGAAGTCCAGTGgggaataaaaacaaaccctCCGTCCAGGAGAGCTTCTGAGAGATACACGGAGGGTTaaagggaggaggagagggacaCCCCAAAGACCACAACAAAGACACACGACGCGCCGAAATGAAGAAAGAAATGAGCCTAAACGCGGACGAGCAGAGCGCTGGCTCCGAGCTGAAGCCCGAGCTTAGGGACGGCGAGGCCATGCTCGCTTCCGCAGAACTGGGGCTTCTGAAACTCGCATCCCCGGAGCTGGAGCGGCTCATAGCACAGTCCACGACGCCCACGCCACCGCAGTTCCCGTACAGCAACGTTAACAAACCCGTCAGCGACGAGCAGGAGTTCGCCGAGGGCTTCGTGAAGGCTCTAGAGGATCTCCACAAGCAGAACCAGCTAAACGGAGCCGGCGCGCTAGGCGGGAGGCTGCTAACGAGCAGCGCGGGCTTGGACCTGCCCGTGTACACGAACTTGAGCACGTACGGCACGACGGTGAACTACAGCACGGACACAATCCCGTTCCCCCCGCCACCGCATcaacctccacctccaccgccGCCGGCCCCATCCGCCGAGCCGCTGAAGGACGAGCCGCAGACGGTTCCTGACGTGCAGAGTTTCGGGGAAAGCCCGCCGCTGTCACCCATCGACATGGACACTCAGGAGCGCATCAAGGCCGAGCGCAAAAAGCTGCGCAACCGCATCGCTGCGTCCAAGTGCCGCAAGCGCAAGCTGGAGCGTATTTCGCGACTCGAGGACAAGGTGAAGACGCTAAAGAGCCAGAACACGGAGCTCGCGTCCACCGCCAGTGTCCTCCGCGAGCAGGTGGCGCAGCTCAAGCAGAGGGTCCTGAACCACGTCAATAACGGCTGCCAGCTGCTGCCCACCCAGGTTCAGGCTTACTGATCTACTGACTTACAGCAGAAAGACACGGGCTCCCAGAGCCACTACCAAAAAACTGAGGGGGCACTTTTAGGGTGGGATCCAGGTTTGGGGGCTTCAGGTGACATGAGGCTGTGTGGATTGGGGGGGGCATGTTCAGCAGAAGCTTGGGTACTTTTGGTcaaatttcatgttttattgatCCTTTTAAGTGAAAGTAAGGGAACACGTACTTTGCAGAGAATACACTTCCATTTTTAGGTCCTTTTTGTTTAACCAACaggatataaatattaaatatgccATAAATATGACTtttatcttttgttttatttaagggaacagtgtaatatatttacattaaaattacagcttcaaaaccattgtgatgcatcactgtaacagggagaatatagCATCTGCCCtagctactctgggctcagcattgcagaaactgcactatgtcatttttggaggagggtaggaaagcaCCCCTCCAtggatttcagtacagtgctgtaaaaatgaaacaCATTAAAGGGAGGCCCAAGAgcaacattaattcattgtctgcaaacacttatccagttcagggtcacggtgggtctggagcccacccggaatcactgggcacaaggcaggaacacaccctggagggggctccagtcctagGGCCTAATATACACAAAATGTCCATTACAGTGTGGTGGAATGAGTCCTCTTTATAAGCTGTGGACTTACTTTCATTTCACCAAAACAGAACATGACATCTGACTAGGTGTACCCAAACTA is a genomic window of Hoplias malabaricus isolate fHopMal1 chromosome X1, fHopMal1.hap1, whole genome shotgun sequence containing:
- the LOC136675583 gene encoding transcription factor JunD-like — encoded protein: MKKEMSLNADEQSAGSELKPELRDGEAMLASAELGLLKLASPELERLIAQSTTPTPPQFPYSNVNKPVSDEQEFAEGFVKALEDLHKQNQLNGAGALGGRLLTSSAGLDLPVYTNLSTYGTTVNYSTDTIPFPPPPHQPPPPPPPAPSAEPLKDEPQTVPDVQSFGESPPLSPIDMDTQERIKAERKKLRNRIAASKCRKRKLERISRLEDKVKTLKSQNTELASTASVLREQVAQLKQRVLNHVNNGCQLLPTQVQAY